Below is a genomic region from Acidimicrobiia bacterium.
CGTGTTCATCGACGGTTTCGTGCACCAGCTTCCCGACATCGATCCCGAGGAGACGAGCGAGTGGCTCGACTCGCTCCAGTCGGTGATCGACATCCGCGGCAAGTCCCGGGCGCGCTACCTGCTCACGCGGCTCCTCGCGCAGGCGCGCCAGCAGGGCGTCGGCGTTCCGTCGATGGTGTCCACGCCCTACATCAACACGATCCCCGCGGAGCAGGAGCCCTGGTTCCCGGGTGACGAGTACATCGAGCGCCGCATCCGCGCGTTCATCCGGTGGAACGCGGTCGTGATGGTCGCGCGTGCCAACCGTCGCTTCGACGGGCTCGGCGGGCACCTCTCGACGTACGCGTCCGCGGCATCGCTGTACGAGGTGGGCTTCAACCACTTCTTCCACGGCAAGTCGGATGGCGGCTACGGCGACCAGGTGTTCATGCAGGGTCACGCCGCGCCCGGCATCTACGCGCGCGCGTTCCTCGAGGGGCGGCTGACGGAGGATCAGCTCGACGCGTTCCGCCGTGAGGTCGGCAGCGAGGGGCTCGGGCTCCCGAGCTACCCGCACCCGCGGCACATGCCCGACTTCTGGGAGTTCCCGACCGTGTCGATGGGCTTGGGTCCGTTGAACGCGGTCGCACAGGCGCGCTTCAACCGGTACCTGCTGCACCACCAGATCGCGGACACGAGCCGGGCGAAGGTGTGGGCGTTCCTCGGCGACGGCGAGATGGACGAGCCCGAGTCGACGGCGGCGCTGTCGGTCGCGGCCCGCGAGCAGCTCGACAACCTCATCTTCGTCGTCAACTGCAACCTGCAGCGTCTCGACGGGCCGGTGCGCGGCAACGGCAAGGTGATCCAGGAGCTCGAGGCGATCTTCCGCGGCGCGGGGTGGAACGTCATCAAGGTGGTCTGGGGTCGCGAGTGGGACGAGCTGCTCGCGCGCGACAGCGACGGCGTGCTCGTCAACAAGATGAACGAGACCGTCGACGGCGAGTTCCAGAAGTACTCGGTCGAGTCGGGTGACTACATCCGTGAGCACTTCTTCGGTCCCGACCCGCGTCTGCGCGCGATGGTCGAGCACCTCTCCGACGACGATCTGCGCAAGCTGTCGCGTGGCGGGCACGACTACCGGAAGCTCTACGCGGCCTACAAGTCCGCGGTCGAGCACGTCGGCAGCCCGACCGTCATCCTCGCGAAGACGATCAAGGGTTGGACGCTCGGCCCCGACTTCGAGGCGCGCAACGCGACGCACCAGATCAAGAAGATGACGGAGGCGGAGCTGAAGACGTTCCGCGACCGTCTGTATCTCGACATCCCCGACTCGGTGCTCGAGGGCGACGCGCTGCCGCCGTACTTCCACCCCGGCAAGGAGTCGCCCGAGTACGAGTACATGATGGAGCGGCGGCGCGCGCTCGACGGGTTCCTACCCGACCGCGTCAACCGGCCGAAGCGGATCGGCGCGCCGAAGGACGACACGTACGCCGACCTTCTCGCGGGCACGGGCGAGAAGGTGCAGGCGTCGACCACGACCGCGTTCGCGCGGCTGATCCGCAAGCTGATGCAGGACCCGGAGATCGGGTCGCGCGTCGTGCCGATCATTCCCGACGAGGCGCGCACGTTCGGGCTCGACGCGTTGTTCCGCGACATGAAGATCTACGCGCCGCTCGGCCAGCTGTACGAGCCGGTCGACGCGGGATTGCTCCTGAGCTACCGCGAGGCGCGCGACGGCCGGATCCTCGAGGAGGGGATCACCGAGGCCGGTTCGATGGCGTCGTTCACGGCGGCGGGCACGTCGTACGCGACGTGGGGTCAGCCGATGATCCCGTTCTTCATCTACTACTCGATGTTCGGGTACCAGCGGGTCGGTGACCTCGTGTGGAGCTTCGGCGACCAGCGGGGGCGTGGGTTCATGCTCGGCGCGACCGCGGGGCGGACGACGCTGACCGGCGAGGGCCTGCAGCACTGCGACGGCCACAGCCACGTGCTGATGAGCGTCATGCCGAACTGCCGCGCGTACGACCCGGCGTTCGCGTACGAGACCGCCGTGATCGTGCGCGACGGCATCGCGCGCATGTACGGCCCCGAGCCCGAGGACTGCTTCTACTACCTCACCCTGTACAACGAGAACTACTCGATGCCGCCGATGCCCGACGGCGTCGAGGAGGGGATCGTCCGCGGCCTGTACCGCTACGCGCCGGCACCGGCGGACCGGAAGCTGCGCGTCGCGTTGCTCGGCAGCGGGACGATGCTGCGCGAGGCGATCGAGGCCCAGCGGATGCTGCTCGAGGACCACGACGTCGCGGCCGAGGTGTGGAGCGCGACGAGCTACAAGCTGCTGCGCGAGGACGCGCTCGAGGCCGAGCGCTGGAACCGCCTGCACCCGACCGAGCCTCCCCGCACGCCGTACGTGACCGAGCAGCTCGGCGGCGTGGAAGGGCCGATCGTCGCGGTCACGGACTACATGAAGGCCGTCCCGGACCAGATCGCGCGGTTCGTGCCGCACCCGTTCCTCCCGCTCGGCACGGACGGGTTCGGCTACTCGGACACGCGGGCCGCGCTCCGCCGTCACTTCGAGGTCGACGCCGCGCACGTCGTCGTCGCCGCGCTCGACGGGCTCGCGATCCAGGGGAAGGTCGGTGGCGACCTCGTGGAGAAGGCGATCCGCCTCTACGGGCTCGACCCCGACGCGCCCGACCCGCGACTCACCTGATCGATCCGGCTCCGCCGGACGACCGGTCGGGCGTGCCCCGGCTGACTACTCGGGGTGGGCGTCCGGGTCCCAGGGCTCCTCGTCGTCGAGGTCCTCGTCCTCGTCGTCGTCGAGGTAGCGGTGCGCTTCGTCGTCCTCGACGTCCGCCAACGTCCCACTGCCCTCGCGGAACAACCCGTCGTCGTAGCCCTGCTTGAGCTCACGGGCCTCGCGGAAACGCCGCGCTCGTCCTTTTCTGGGCACGTCGTCACCTACCTCGAACGTTTCGAGCGGACCTCCATGATGCCGCACCGGCGGCCCTTCGTGCGCGAATCGGCGGAGGTTCGACGGGGTCAGCGGTGGGCGCCGACGAACGGCCGGGTGCCGTAGCGGTCGACGTGCACGACCTCGCCGACGGGCCGGCGCGTCGTGGGGCCGTAGCGCCCTCGGGGCCAGCCGAGCGGGATCACCGCGCACGGTGTCACCCACCGCGGGAGGCCCAGCGTCCGGCGGACCAACACGGTCGACCACAAGGGGAGCGTGGTGAGGTTGGCGCCGAGCCCCAGGGCGCGAGCGGCGAGGAGGAGGTTCTGCACCGAGGGGTAGATGGACGCGTAGAACCGG
It encodes:
- the aceE gene encoding pyruvate dehydrogenase (acetyl-transferring), homodimeric type, with the protein product MFIDGFVHQLPDIDPEETSEWLDSLQSVIDIRGKSRARYLLTRLLAQARQQGVGVPSMVSTPYINTIPAEQEPWFPGDEYIERRIRAFIRWNAVVMVARANRRFDGLGGHLSTYASAASLYEVGFNHFFHGKSDGGYGDQVFMQGHAAPGIYARAFLEGRLTEDQLDAFRREVGSEGLGLPSYPHPRHMPDFWEFPTVSMGLGPLNAVAQARFNRYLLHHQIADTSRAKVWAFLGDGEMDEPESTAALSVAAREQLDNLIFVVNCNLQRLDGPVRGNGKVIQELEAIFRGAGWNVIKVVWGREWDELLARDSDGVLVNKMNETVDGEFQKYSVESGDYIREHFFGPDPRLRAMVEHLSDDDLRKLSRGGHDYRKLYAAYKSAVEHVGSPTVILAKTIKGWTLGPDFEARNATHQIKKMTEAELKTFRDRLYLDIPDSVLEGDALPPYFHPGKESPEYEYMMERRRALDGFLPDRVNRPKRIGAPKDDTYADLLAGTGEKVQASTTTAFARLIRKLMQDPEIGSRVVPIIPDEARTFGLDALFRDMKIYAPLGQLYEPVDAGLLLSYREARDGRILEEGITEAGSMASFTAAGTSYATWGQPMIPFFIYYSMFGYQRVGDLVWSFGDQRGRGFMLGATAGRTTLTGEGLQHCDGHSHVLMSVMPNCRAYDPAFAYETAVIVRDGIARMYGPEPEDCFYYLTLYNENYSMPPMPDGVEEGIVRGLYRYAPAPADRKLRVALLGSGTMLREAIEAQRMLLEDHDVAAEVWSATSYKLLREDALEAERWNRLHPTEPPRTPYVTEQLGGVEGPIVAVTDYMKAVPDQIARFVPHPFLPLGTDGFGYSDTRAALRRHFEVDAAHVVVAALDGLAIQGKVGGDLVEKAIRLYGLDPDAPDPRLT